From a single Brassica oleracea var. oleracea cultivar TO1000 chromosome C5, BOL, whole genome shotgun sequence genomic region:
- the LOC106294531 gene encoding glycine-rich cell wall structural protein-like isoform X3, translating to MGKVSFGFLALMLVVVAIGVVECRRFEKETLGGGGGGLGGGFGGGKGFGGGIGGGGGAGAGGGFGGGVGGGHGGGLGGGVGGGHGGGLGGGIGGGHGGGIGGGAGGGAGGGLGGGHGGGIGGGVGGGHGGGIGGGAGGGAGGGLGGGHGGGIGGGVGGGHGGGLGGGAGGGLGGGHGGGIGGGVGGGHGGGIGGGAGGGAGGGFGGGAGGGFGGGAGGGAGGGFGGGTGGGHGGGAGGGFGGGSGGGFGGGTGGGGGGGFGGGGGAGGGFGGGF from the exons ATGGGGAAAGTGTCTTTTGGGTTTTTGGCTTTGATGCTTGTAGTGGTGGCGATCGGGGTTGTAGAGTGTAGGAGATTTGAGAAGGAGACGTTAGGAGGCGGTGGCGGTGGACTTGGTGGTGGTTTTGGCGGCGGCAAAGGTTTTGGAGGAGGCATTGGTGGCGGTGGAGGTGCCGGTGCTGGGGGAGGTTTTGGAGGTGGTGTAGGAGGAGGCCACGGTGGCGGTCTAGGAGGTGGTGTAGGAGGAGGCCACGGTGGCGGTCTAGGAGGTGGCATTGGTGGAGGCCACGGTGGAGGTATTGGTGGTGGCGCTGGAGGTGGTGCTGGTGGAGGACTTGGAGGAGGCCATGGTGGAGGAATTGGTGGTGGTGTCGGAGGAGGACACGGTGGTGGTATAGGAGGTGGTGCAGGAGGCGGTGCTGGTGGAGGACTAGGAGGAGGCCATGGTGGAGGTATTGGCGGTGGTGTTGGAGGAGGACACGGTGGTGGTCTAGGAGGTGGTGCTGGTGGAGGACTAGGAGGAGGCCATGGTGGAGGTATTGGCGGTGGTGTTGGAGGAGGACACGGTGGAGGTATTGGCGGTGGTGCAGGTGGAGGGGCCGGAGGAGGATTTGGTGGTGGTGCAGGCGGAGGATTCGGAGGAGGGGCTGGTGGAGGAGCTGGCGGAGGATTCGGTGGTGGTACAG GCGGGGGTCACGGTGGTGGTGCAGGCGGGGGATTTGGTGGAGGATCAGGCGGAGGGTTTGGTGGCGGTACCGGTGGAGGAGGTGGAGGAGGATTCGGAGGTGGTGGTGGTGCCGGTGGTGGATTTGGCGGTGGATTTTAA
- the LOC106292714 gene encoding universal stress protein YxiE-like yields MADSGGRRIGVAVDFSECSKKALNWAIDNVVRDGDYLILITVAPNMNYEEGEMQLWETVGSPLIPLSEVSEASVMKKYGVKPDAETLDIANTAATQKSITVVMKIYWGDPREKLCEAAEHIPLSSIVIGNRGLGGLKRMIMGSVSNHVVNNVACPVTVVKAHH; encoded by the exons ATGGCGGATAGTGGTGGACGGAGAATCGGAGTGGCGGTGGACTTCTCGGAGTGCAGCAAGAAGGCTCTGAACTGGGCGATCGACAACGTGGTCCGCGACGGAGATTATCTAATCCTCATAACCGTGGCTCCCAATATGAATTACGAGGAAGGCGAGATGCAGCTCTGGGAGACCGTTGGATCAC CGTTGATTCCACTGAGTGAGGTCTCGGAAGCTTCCGTGATGAAGAAGTATGGAGTGAAGCCAGATGCTGAAACCCTTGACATTGCCAACACTGCCGCTACGCAAAAATCG ATTACAGTAGTGATGAAGATATACTGGGGAGATCCTCGTGAGAAGTTATGTGAAGCTGCTGAACATATCCCTCTCTCAAGTATTGTCATCGGTAATCGCGGCCTTGGTGGCCTTAAGAG GATGATAATGGGAAGCGTTAGCAACCATGTCGTCAACAACGTTGCATGCCCTGTTACCGTCGTCAAGGCTCACCACTGA
- the LOC106295908 gene encoding protein high chlorophyll fluorescent 107, with protein MHFLVPTSSSSSPSPANTSSFSTLFLAPESLCKPPAKIQIGIHGISGHSSKNTSLCAVVDRSSSNVSSRKESPDEEVLVVRRPLLENSGEDEGDKTYPAKIDAGLSKIAKKMPIFEPERSESSSSSSAAAVARAQEKPLAVNLDLSLYRAKFLARSFRYKDAEKILEKCIAYWPEDGRPYVALGKILTKQTKLSEARIVYEKGCQATQGENAYIWQCWAVLENRLGNVRRARELFDAATVADKKHVAAWHGWANLEIKQGNISKARNLLAKGLKFCGRNEYIYQTLALLEAKAGRYEQARYLFKQATISNSKSCASWLAWAQLEIQQEKFPAARKLFEKAVQASPKNRFAWHVWGVFEAGIGNVERGRKLLKIGHVLNPRDPVLLQSLGLLEYKHSSANLARALLRRASELDPRHQPVWIAWGWMEWKEGNTTTARELYQRALSIDASTESAARCLQAWGVLEQRAGNLSAARRLFRSSLNINSQSYVTWMTWAQLEEDQGDADRAEEIRNLYFQQRTEVVDDATWVTGFLDIIDPALDTVKRLLNFGQNSDNNNSRLNDTLKYMGGAKDGQSSQVAGSSVGGREDTETGSGFNLDAFLREKLSLDPSKIEVNLDSQRLGRFIRGRTSGA; from the exons ATGCACTTCCTGGTGCCGACTTCTTCATCTTCTTCTCCTTCTCCGGCCAACACTTCTTCCTTCTCTACCTTATTCCTCGCTCCGGAGAGTCTCTGTAAACCACCGGCGAAAATCCAAATCGGAATCCATGGAATCTCCGGCCACTCATCAAAGAACACGTCTTTATGTGCGGTTGTCGACAGGTCTTCTTCAAATGTATCATCGCGAAAGGAATCTCCGGATGAGGAAGTACTAGTAGTTCGACGGCCGTTGCTGGAAAATTCTGGCGAAGACGAAGGAGACAAAACGTATCCAGCGAAGATCGATGCTGGTCTGAGTAAGATAGCGAAGAAGATGCCGATATTCGAGCCGGAGAGATCGGAGTCTTCTTCGTCCTCCTCAGCTGCCGCTGTTGCGAGGGCTCAAGAGAAGCCTCTTGCAGTGAACCTCGACTTATCTCTGTACAGAGCTAAGTTTCTCGCGAGGAGTTTCAGATACAAAGACGCTGAGAAGATTCTTGAGAAG TGTATAGCTTACTGGCCGGAGGATGGGAGACCATACGTGGCGTTAGGGAAGATACTGACCAAACAAACCAAGTTGTCGGAAGCAAGAATCGTGTACGAGAAAGGGTGTCAAGCTACGCAAGGAGAGAATGCATACATTTGGCAG TGTTGGGCTGTCCTGGAGAACAGATTGGGGAATGTAAGAAGAGCTAGAGAGTTGTTTGATGCAGCTACTGTAGCTGACAAGAAGCATGTAGCGGCTTGGCACGGATGGGCGAACTTGGAGATAAAACAAGGGAATATTAGTAAAGCGAGGAATCTTCTCGCCAAAGGTCTCAAGTTTTGCGGACGGAACGAGTATATCTACCAGACACTTGCCTTGTTGGAGGCTAAAGCTGGTAGGTATGAGCAGGCGAGGTACCTGTTCAAGCAGGCCACCATATCCAATTCCAAGAGCTGCGCTAGTTGGTTG GCGTGGGCACAGTTGGAGATACAGCAGGAGAAATTCCCAGCTGCTAGAAAGCTTTTTGAG AAAGCTGTTCAGGCAAGTCCCAAGAATAGGTTTGCGTGGCACGTGTGGGGGGTGTTTGAAGCTGGGATAGGTAATGTTGAGCGTGGAAGAAAGCTACTGAAGATAGGTCATGTGCTGAATCCTAGAGACCCTGTTCTTCTTCAGTCCCTTGGGTTACTGGAGTATAAACACTCATCTGCTAATCTTGCTCGGGCTTTACTGAGGAGAGCATCAGAGCTTGATCCTAGACATCAACCTGTTTGGATT GCATGGGGTTGGATGGAATGGAAAGAAGGAAACACAACAACAGCTAGAGAACTTTACCAAAGAGCTCTCTCCATTGATGCATCTACCGAAAGTGCCGCTCGTTGTCTACAG GCGTGGGGAGTTCTAGAGCAGAGAGCAGGGAACCTATCAGCAGCAAGAAGATTGTTCAGGTCATCACTGAACATAAACTCACAAAGCTACGTTACATGGATGACATGGGCACAGCTCGAGGAAGACCAAGGAGATGCGGACCGTGCTGAGGAGATCCGTAACCTCTATTTCCAACAA CGGACAGAGGTGGTTGATGATGCTACGTGGGTCACGGGGTTCTTGGACATAATTGACCCGGCTTTAGACACTGTTAAAAGGCTATTGAACTTTGGTCAGAACAGTGATAACAACAACAGCCGGTTAAATGATACGCTTAAGTACATGGGTGGAGCTAAGGATGGTCAATCTAGTCAGGTAGCTGGAAGCTCTGTGGGAGGACGTGAGGATACTGAAACTGGGAGTGGGTTTAACTTAGATGCGTTTTTGCGTGAGAAGCTGTCGTTGGATCCGTCGAAAATAGAGGTTAATCTTGATTCTCAGAGGCTAGGGAGATTCATTAGAGGGAGAACAAGTGGTGCTTGA
- the LOC106294529 gene encoding phytochrome B: MVSGVGGGGGSGGSGRGGGGEESSSTHRREQAQSSGTKSLRPQNQPPQTESMSKAIQQYTVDARLHAVFEQSGESGRSFDYSQSLKTTTYGSSVPEQQITAYLSRIQRGGYIQPFGCMIAVDESTFTIIGFSENAREMLGLTPQSVPSLERPEILAMGTDVRSLFTSSSSILLERAFAAREITLLNPVWIHSKYTGKPFYAILHRIDVGVVIDLEPARSEDPALSIAGAVQSQKLAVRAISQLQSLPGGDIKLLCDTVVESVRDLTGYDRVMVYKFHEDEHGEVVAESRREDLEPYIGLHYPATDIPQASRFLFKQNRVRMIVDCHATPVLVVQDDRLTQSMCLVGSTLRAPHGCHSQYMANMGSIASLAMAVIINGSEEDGSSVAGGRSSMRLWGLVVCHHTSSRCIPFPLRYACEFLMQAFGLQLNMELQLALQMSEKRVLRTQTLLCDMLLRDSPAGIVTQSPSIMDLVKCDGAAFLYHGNYYPLGVAPTEAQIKDVVEWLLANHADSTGLSTDSLGDAGYPGAAALGDAVCGMAVAYITKRDFLFWFRSHTAKEIKWGGAKHHPEDKDDGQRMHPRSSFKAFLEVVKSRSQPWETAEMDAIHSLQLILRDSFKESEAAMNSKTADGAVQPYSMAGEQGIDELGAVAREMVRLIETATVPIFAVDAGGCINGWNATIAELSGLSVEEAMGKSLVSDLIYKENEETVDKLISRALRGDEDRNVEIKLKTFSPELQGKAVFVVVNACSSKDYSNNIVGVCFVGQDVTGQKIVMDKFINIQGDYKAIVHSPNPLIPPIFAADENTCCLEWNTALEKLTGWSRSEVIGKMLVGEVFGSYCRLKGPDALTKFMIVLHNAIGGQETDKFPFPFFDRNGKFVQALLTANKRVSFDGKVIGAFCFLQIPSPELQQALTVQRRQDTECFTKAKELAYICQVVKNPLSGLRFTNSLLEATDLNENQKQLLETSVSCEKQISRIVSDMDLERIEDGSFELVRTEFLLGSVINAIVSQAMFLLKERGVQLIRDIPEEIKSIQVYGDQTRIQQLLAEFLLSIIRYAPSHEWVEIHISHVPKQMADGFYAIRTEFRMVCPGEGLPPELVRDMFHSSRWTIPEGLGLSVCRRILKLMNGEVQYIRESERSYFLIILELPVPMKRPLSTASGSGDMMLMMP; the protein is encoded by the exons ATGGTTTCCGGAGTCGGCGGCGGCGGGGGAAGCGGTGGGAGTGGCCGCGGCGGAGGCGGAGAAGAATCCTCGTCAACTCACCGGAGAGAACAAGCTCAATCCTCAGGGACGAAGTCTCTCAGGCCGCAGAACCAACCGCCACAAACGGAATCAATGAGCAAAGCTATTCAGCAGTACACAGTCGACGCCAGACTCCACGCCGTCTTCGAACAATCCGGCGAGTCCGGAAGATCCTTCGACTACTCACAATCCCTCAAAACGACGACGTACGGATCCTCGGTCCCCGAGCAGCAGATCACGGCCTACCTCTCCAGGATCCAGCGCGGCGGCTACATCCAGCCGTTCGGATGCATGATCGCCGTCGACGAGTCCACCTTCACCATCATCGGCTTCAGCGAGAACGCGCGGGAAATGCTCGGCCTCACGCCTCAGTCCGTCCCCAGCCTCGAGAGGCCCGAGATTCTCGCCATGGGAACCGACGTCCGCTCCCTCTTCACCTCCTCCAGCTCGATCCTCCTCGAACGCGCCTTCGCGGCGCGTGAGATCACGCTTCTGAATCCCGTTTGGATCCACTCCAAGTACACTGGCAAGCCGTTTTACGCTATTCTGCACAGGATCGACGTTGGTGTTGTGATCGATTTGGAGCCGGCTAGGAGTGAAGATCCAGCGCTTTCGATCGCCGGAGCGGTTCAGTCTCAGAAGCTTGCCGTTCGCGCTATCTCGCAGTTACAGTCTCTCCCCGGTGGAGATATTAAGCTACTTTGTGACACTGTTGTGGAGAGTGTGAGGGACTTAACTGGATACGACCGTGTGATGGTGTACAAGTTTCACGAAGACGAGCATGGAGAAGTTGTTGCGGAGAGTAGGAGAGAGGATTTAGAGCCTTACATTGGTTTGCATTATCCAGCTACTGATATTCCTCAAGCGTCACGGTTCTTGTTTAAGCAGAATCGTGTGCGTATGATCGTTGATTGCCACGCGACCCCGGTTCTCGTGGTGCAAGACGATAGGCTGACTCAGTCTATGTGCTTGGTTGGCTCTACTTTGAGAGCTCCTCACGGTTGTCACTCTCAGTATATGGCTAACATGGGGTCTATCGCGTCGTTAGCGATGGCGGTTATAATAAACGGGAGTGAAGAAGATGGGAGTAGTGTCGCTGGTGGGAGAAGCTCGATGAGGCTTTGGGGTTTGGTCGTTTGCCATCATACATCTTCTCGATGCATACCGTTTCCTTTGAGGTATGCTTGCGAGTTTTTGATGCAGGCGTTTGGTTTACAGTTGAACATGGAGTTGCAGTTAGCTTTGCAGATGTCGGAGAAACGCGTTTTGAGGACGCAGACGCTGTTGTGCGATATGCTTCTGCGTGACTCGCCTGCTGGGATTGTTACGCAGAGTCCTAGTATCATGGACTTGGTGAAATGTGACGGTGCAGCGTTTCTTTACCACGGGAATTATTACCCGTTGGGTGTTGCTCCGACGGAAGCTCAGATTAAAGACGTTGTGGAGTGGTTGCTTGCGAATCACGCTGATTCAACTGGTTTAAGCACTGATAGTTTAGGGGACGCAGGTTATCCCGGAGCAGCTGCGTTAGGGGATGCTGTCTGCGGTATGGCGGTTGCGTACATCACAAAAAGAGATTTCCTTTTCTGGTTTCGTTCTCACACCGCTAAAGAAATCAAATGGGGAGGCGCTAAGCATCATCCAGAGGACAAAGATGATGGGCAACGGATGCATCCTCGTTCGTCTTTCAAGGCTTTTCTTGAAGTTGTTAAGAGTCGGAGTCAGCCGTGGGAAACTGCGGAAATGGATGCGATTCATTCGCTCCAGCTGATTCTAAGGGACTCTTTTAAAGAATCCGAGGCAGCTATGAACTCTAAAACTGCAGATGGTGCGGTTCAGCCTTACAGTATGGCAGGAGAGCAGGGAATTGATGAGTTAGGTGCTGTTGCAAGAGAGATGGTTAGACTCATCGAGACAGCAACTGTGCCTATATTCGCTGTGGATGCTGGAGGATGTATCAATGGATGGAACGCTACGATTGCAGAGTTGTCCGGTCTCTCGGTTGAAGAAGCTATGGGGAAGTCTCTGGTTTCTGATCTAATATACAAAGAGAATGAAGAAACTGTTGATAAGCTCATTTCTCGTGCGCTCAGAG GGGACGAGGACAGGAATGTGGAGATAAAGCTGAAAACTTTCAGCCCTGAACTACAAGGGAAAGCGGTTTTTGTGGTTGTGAATGCATGTTCGAGCAAGGACTACTCAAACAACATTGTTGGCGTCTGTTTTGTGGGACAGGATGTTACTGGTCAGAAAATCGTAATGGACAAGTTCATCAACATACAAGGAGACTACAAAGCCATCGTCCATAGCCCAAACCCACTGATTCCACCAATCTTTGCGGCTGACGAGAACACGTGCTGCCTGGAGTGGAACACCGCGTTGGAAAAGCTCACTGGTTGGTCTCGCAGTGAAGTGATTGGGAAAATGCTTGTTGGGGAAGTGTTTGGGAGCTATTGCAGGCTAAAGGGTCCTGATGCATTAACCAAGTTCATGATTGTATTGCATAATGCAATCGGTGGCCAAGAGACGGACAAGTTCCCTTTCCCGTTCTTTGACCGCAACGGGAAGTTTGTTCAGGCACTATTGACTGCAAACAAGCGTGTAAGCTTCGACGGGAAAGTTATTGGGGCTTTCTGTTTCTTGCAGATCCCAAGTCCTGAGCTGCAGCAAGCTTTAACAGTTCAACGAAGGCAGGACACAGAGTGTTTCACGAAGGCGAAAGAGCTAGCTTACATTTGTCAGGTGGTAAAGAATCCTTTGAGCGGTTTGCGTTTCACAAACTCGTTGTTGGAAGCTACAGACTTGAACGAAAATCAGAAACAGCTTCTTGAAACAAGTGTTTCTTGCGAGAAACAGATCTCGAGGATTGTCAGTGACATGGATCTTGAAAGAATTGAAGACGG TTCGTTTGAGCTAGTTAGAACGGAGTTTTTACTCGGAAGTGTCATCAACGCGATTGTAAGCCAGGCGATGTTCTTATTAAAGGAGAGAGGCGTTCAGCTGATCCGTGACATTCCTGAAGAGATCAAATCAATACAAGTTTATGGAGACCAGACAAGGATTCAACAGCTCCTAGCTGAGTTTCTGCTGAGTATAATCCGGTATGCACCGTCCCATGAGTGGGTGGAGATCCATATAAGCCATGTTCCGAAGCAAATGGCTGATGGATTCTACGCTATCCGCACAGAATTTAG AATGGTGTGCCCAGGTGAAGGTCTGCCTCCAGAGCTGGTCCGAGACATGTTTCATAGCAGCAGGTGGACGATCCCTGAAGGGTTAGGTCTAAGCGTATGTAGAAGGATTCTAAAGCTCATGAACGGCGAGGTTCAGTACATCAGAGAGTCAGAACGCTCCTATTTCCTCATCATACTCGAGCTCCCCGTTCCTATGAAACGCCCTTTGTCAACCGCTAGCGGCAGCGGCGACATGATGTTGATGATGCCATAA
- the LOC106294531 gene encoding glycine-rich cell wall structural protein-like isoform X2: MGKVSFGFLALMLVVVAIGVVECRRFEKETLGGGGGGLGGGFGGGKGFGGGIGGGGGAGAGGGFGGGVGGGHGGGLGGGIGGGHGGGIGGGAGGGAGGGLGGGHGGGIGGGVGGGHGGGIGGGAGGGAGGGLGGGHGGGIGGGVGGGHGGGLGGGAGGGLGGGHGGGIGGGVGGGHGGGIGGGAGGGAGGGFGGGAGGGFGGGAGGGAGGGFGGGTGGGFGGGSGGGFGGGSGGGFGGGAGGGAGGGFGGGAGGGHGGGAGGGFGGGSGGGFGGGTGGGGGGGFGGGGGAGGGFGGGF, encoded by the exons ATGGGGAAAGTGTCTTTTGGGTTTTTGGCTTTGATGCTTGTAGTGGTGGCGATCGGGGTTGTAGAGTGTAGGAGATTTGAGAAGGAGACGTTAGGAGGCGGTGGCGGTGGACTTGGTGGTGGTTTTGGCGGCGGCAAAGGTTTTGGAGGAGGCATTGGTGGCGGTGGAGGTGCCGGTGCTGGGGGAGGTTTTGGAG GTGGTGTAGGAGGAGGCCACGGTGGCGGTCTAGGAGGTGGCATTGGTGGAGGCCACGGTGGAGGTATTGGTGGTGGCGCTGGAGGTGGTGCTGGTGGAGGACTTGGAGGAGGCCATGGTGGAGGAATTGGTGGTGGTGTCGGAGGAGGACACGGTGGTGGTATAGGAGGTGGTGCAGGAGGCGGTGCTGGTGGAGGACTAGGAGGAGGCCATGGTGGAGGTATTGGCGGTGGTGTTGGAGGAGGACACGGTGGTGGTCTAGGAGGTGGTGCTGGTGGAGGACTAGGAGGAGGCCATGGTGGAGGTATTGGCGGTGGTGTTGGAGGAGGACACGGTGGAGGTATTGGCGGTGGTGCAGGTGGAGGGGCCGGAGGAGGATTTGGTGGTGGTGCAGGCGGAGGATTCGGAGGAGGGGCTGGTGGAGGAGCTGGCGGAGGATTCGGTGGTGGTACAGGCGGGGGATTTGGTGGAGGATCAGGCGGAGGATTTGGTGGAGGATCAGGCGGAGGATTTGGTGGTGGTGCCGGTGGAGGAGCTGGCGGAGGATTCGGTGGTGGTGCAGGCGGGGGTCACGGTGGTGGTGCAGGCGGGGGATTTGGTGGAGGATCAGGCGGAGGGTTTGGTGGCGGTACCGGTGGAGGAGGTGGAGGAGGATTCGGAGGTGGTGGTGGTGCCGGTGGTGGATTTGGCGGTGGATTTTAA
- the LOC106294530 gene encoding probable pectinesterase 67 codes for MDCRTTMILVLTLILMSVWGSDASAMQTTKFDAPLLTEKIATNRSIIVDIEGKGDYTSVQKAIDAVPVGNSNWIIVHVRKGIYKERVHIPENKPFIFMRGNGRGKTVIESSQSSVDNVASATFKVEANHFVAFGITIRNDAPVGMAFTSDNQSVAAFVAADKVAFYHCAFFSLHNTLFDNKGRHYYHQCYIQGSIDFIFGRATSIFNNCEIFVISDKRVKPYGSITAHHRENAEENTGYVFIRGKVYGIDEVYLGRAKGPYSRVIFAKTYFSKTVVPDGWTNWSYDGSTKDLYHAEYKCHGPGADRQRRSSWAKELTKQEVESFLSIDFIDGTAWLPVWLQQKS; via the exons ATGGATTGTAGAACAACAATGATACTTGTCCTAACCCTGATTTTAATGTCCGTATGGGGTTCAGACGCATCCGCAATGCAAACGACAAAGTTCGACGCACCGCTTCTGACTGAAAAAATCGCAACAAACAGATCGATAATTGTCGATATTGAAGGCAAAGGAGACTACACTTCGGTTCAAAAAGCCATTGATGCTGTCCCTGTTGGTAACTCTAATTGGATTATCGTCCATGTCCGTAAAGGAATCTACAA GGAGAGAGTGCACATTCCGGAGAACAAGCCGTTCATATTTATGAGAGGTAACGGAAGAGGAAAGACGGTCATCGAATCATCGCAAAGTTCGGTCGATAATGTTGCTTCAGCCACTTTCAAAGTCGAAGCTAACCACTTCGTTGCTTTTGGTATCACCATCAGG AATGATGCACCGGTCGGAATGGCGTTCACGTCTGATAACCAATCCGTGGCAGCGTTTGTGGCTGCCGACAAAGTTGCGTTTTATCATTGTGCGTTCTTCAGCTTGCACAACACTTTGTTTGATAACAAAGGTAGACATTATTACCATCAGTGTTACATCCAAGGCTCTATCGACTTCATCTTCGGTCGTGCAACTTCCATTTTCAAT AACTGTGAGATATTTGTGATATCGGACAAGAGGGTGAAACCCTACGGGTCAATCACAGCACACCACAGGGAAAACGCAGAGGAAAATACTGGTTATGTTTTCATAAGAGGCAAAGTGTACGGAATCGATGAGGTTTACTTGGGAAGGGCCAAAGGACCGTACTCTCGGGTCATCTTTGCCAAGACTTACTTTTCCAAGACCGTTGTCCCTGACGGTTGGACAAACTGGAGCTACGACGGCTCAACCAA GGACTTATACCACGCAGAGTATAAGTGTCATGGACCAGGTGCTGATAGGCAACGTAGATCAAGTTGGGCCAAAGAACTTACCAAACAAGAAGTTGAGTCTTTCTTGTCCATTGATTTCATTGATGGAACGGCATGGCTTCCTGTTTGGCTTCAGCAAAAGTCTTAG
- the LOC106294531 gene encoding glycine-rich cell wall structural protein-like isoform X1 → MGKVSFGFLALMLVVVAIGVVECRRFEKETLGGGGGGLGGGFGGGKGFGGGIGGGGGAGAGGGFGGGVGGGHGGGLGGGVGGGHGGGLGGGIGGGHGGGIGGGAGGGAGGGLGGGHGGGIGGGVGGGHGGGIGGGAGGGAGGGLGGGHGGGIGGGVGGGHGGGLGGGAGGGLGGGHGGGIGGGVGGGHGGGIGGGAGGGAGGGFGGGAGGGFGGGAGGGAGGGFGGGTGGGFGGGSGGGFGGGSGGGFGGGAGGGAGGGFGGGAGGGHGGGAGGGFGGGSGGGFGGGTGGGGGGGFGGGGGAGGGFGGGF, encoded by the coding sequence ATGGGGAAAGTGTCTTTTGGGTTTTTGGCTTTGATGCTTGTAGTGGTGGCGATCGGGGTTGTAGAGTGTAGGAGATTTGAGAAGGAGACGTTAGGAGGCGGTGGCGGTGGACTTGGTGGTGGTTTTGGCGGCGGCAAAGGTTTTGGAGGAGGCATTGGTGGCGGTGGAGGTGCCGGTGCTGGGGGAGGTTTTGGAGGTGGTGTAGGAGGAGGCCACGGTGGCGGTCTAGGAGGTGGTGTAGGAGGAGGCCACGGTGGCGGTCTAGGAGGTGGCATTGGTGGAGGCCACGGTGGAGGTATTGGTGGTGGCGCTGGAGGTGGTGCTGGTGGAGGACTTGGAGGAGGCCATGGTGGAGGAATTGGTGGTGGTGTCGGAGGAGGACACGGTGGTGGTATAGGAGGTGGTGCAGGAGGCGGTGCTGGTGGAGGACTAGGAGGAGGCCATGGTGGAGGTATTGGCGGTGGTGTTGGAGGAGGACACGGTGGTGGTCTAGGAGGTGGTGCTGGTGGAGGACTAGGAGGAGGCCATGGTGGAGGTATTGGCGGTGGTGTTGGAGGAGGACACGGTGGAGGTATTGGCGGTGGTGCAGGTGGAGGGGCCGGAGGAGGATTTGGTGGTGGTGCAGGCGGAGGATTCGGAGGAGGGGCTGGTGGAGGAGCTGGCGGAGGATTCGGTGGTGGTACAGGCGGGGGATTTGGTGGAGGATCAGGCGGAGGATTTGGTGGAGGATCAGGCGGAGGATTTGGTGGTGGTGCCGGTGGAGGAGCTGGCGGAGGATTCGGTGGTGGTGCAGGCGGGGGTCACGGTGGTGGTGCAGGCGGGGGATTTGGTGGAGGATCAGGCGGAGGGTTTGGTGGCGGTACCGGTGGAGGAGGTGGAGGAGGATTCGGAGGTGGTGGTGGTGCCGGTGGTGGATTTGGCGGTGGATTTTAA
- the LOC106293994 gene encoding B3 domain-containing protein At3g17010-like: MSWNGRIKEERKNLSFFKIFQSADLSSECMRALPYNFMQNLSKEDFSYKMVIRAERGSSWEVDISKNPRFYYMEKSGWNQFVSDNALGDNEFITFTHKGSMSFNVNIYGKNGKEIVAPRKPPTTTPLSGVKKEEGERSYKDVKKEEERCESMEGVELEEATKKKKKSKKVLSYVEVGESSRGSRKKKAEKLKTLKKKKKIKTVKKGVPEFEITIRKSYLKFMLLPRVFEEEHIPGESMEYTIHHSEMRCSWNVLCLVRENRTVFSSGWSRLAREFPLKVGDRCTFKLIKPTEFVLITKKSRKETTVIG, translated from the exons ATGAGTTGGAACGGTCGGATTAAGGAAGAAAGGAAGAACCTGAGCTTCTTCAAGATCTTCCAGAGTGCAGACTTATCCTCTGAATGCATG AGAGCGCTTCCTTACAACTTCATGCAAAACCTCTCCAAAGAAGACTTCTCATACAAGATGGTGATAAGAGCGGAGAGGGGAAGCTCATGGGAAGTAGACATCTCCAAGAACCCGAGGTTCTACTACATGGAGAAGTCTGGATGGAACCAGTTCGTGAGCGACAATGCTTTGGGAGACAACGAGTTCATCACCTTTACTCACAAAGGGTCAATGTCCTTCAACGTCAACATCTACGGGAAGAACGGCAAGGAGATTGTCGCACCGCGAAAACCTCCGACAACAACTCCTCTGA GTGGCGTCAAGAAAGAAGAAGGTGAGAGAAGCTACAAGGACGTGAAGAAGGAAGAGGAGAGATGTGAGTCCATGGAAGGAGTTGAGCTTGAAGAAGCCACAAAGAAGAAGAAGAAGAGCAAGAAAGTGCTGAGTTATGTGGAAGTAGGTGAATCATCGAGAGGCAGCAGAAAGAAGAAAGCTGAGAAGCTCAAAACACTCAAGAAGAAGAAGAAGATCAAGACAGTGAAGAAAGGTGTGCCAGAGTTCGAAATCACCATAAGGAAGTCATACCTCAAGTTCATG TTACTTCCGAGGGTGTTTGAGGAGGAGCATATCCCGGGTGAGTCTATGGAGTACACGATCCATCACTCGGAGATGAGGTGTTCATGGAATGTGCTCTGCTTGGTGAGGGAGAATCGGACAGTCTTCTCGAGTGGTTGGAGTCGATTGGCTAGAGAGTTTCCTTTGAAGGTCGGTGACAGGTGTACCTTCAAGCTCATCAAACCAACAGAGTTTGTCCTCATCACCAAGAAGAGCAGAAAGGAGACCACTGTGATTGGCTGA